One Arachis hypogaea cultivar Tifrunner chromosome 18, arahy.Tifrunner.gnm2.J5K5, whole genome shotgun sequence genomic window, ACACGGATGAATGTCCAAGTCTCCAAGAAGATAACACTCTAGCGGCTACCCACAACTTTGATGATCGCTCCTACTATGAACGTGCTAATCAAGGATACCATTAATAAAggagcaattacaaccaagggtacccccaacaagttggcaactataaccaagggaaTAATAACTCTAATCAAGGTTGGAGGGATAGTGCCAATCAAGGTTGGCAGGACAATTATCAACAAGGAGGTAGGGACAATGGAggcaaccaaagatggaacaacaacactCCACAAAACCGATATTCAGAAAACCCTCCAAACCAAtaaccaaatcaaggaaggaactATCAAACCTACTTACCACCTCATAGACAACTACCTCAACCCAACTAACTCCAACCACCACAAATCACATATCCTTCCACTTCTCCAAATTAAGATGACACACTCCGATCCATACTCCAAAGGCAAAAGGAGCTCTAAAATACACTCAACTTAAGTCTTAATGGTCTTACTTCCACCCTCCAAGCTCTCATTGCTCGTATGGACCACCTTCTACCTCTACTCCTCAAGCCTCAACCTCTAGTGCCATACCTTCTCAACctctacccaaccccaagggtggcatcaacgcCATAACCTTGAGGTCCAGAACTCAATTGAAAGAAAGGAACTCAAAGGCACCTAGTCCAATGATGGTTGCTCATGAGGAAGATGGAgttgagatagaagaaattgaagaggaggaggaagcacATGTgatagttgaagaggaagatcCTTAACCAAGGAGTGAAGTCCCTAGAAAGGAGCAAGTCTTAGAGGAAGTGGCTCAACCAATTCCATTTTCTACATTGTCAAGAAAGGCTAAGAAGCGTATAGAGCTTGacccaaaaatggtagagatgtTCAAGAAAGTGGAGGTAACTATCCCTCTCTTTGATGCTATACATCAAGTACCCAAATATGCGAAGTTTCTTAAGGACTTGTGTATGAACAAAGATAGAAttcatgaattagaaactattccattggggagttctatttcggcTTTGATGGGAGCCATCCCGAAAAAGTGTGTTGATCCGGGTCCTTGTTTAGTTTCTTGTGTCATTGATGGAGTCCAATTcgttgattgtatgtgtgacctcgatGCATGCGTTAGCATTATGCCTCCTTCCGTTTATCATGTATTGAAGCTTCCGCCATTGAAGCGGTCGGCAGCTAGGTTTGTCTTGGTGGAGAAGAGCATAATAATTGTGACGGGTATTACGGAAGATGTGTTGGTCAACATAAAGGGTTTGATATTCCTAATTGATTTCCATATCATTGAGATGCCACCAAGTGAATCCGAAAGGACATCATCTATCATACTTGGGAGGCCATTTTTGAGGACCTCTGGATTCAAGTTGGATGCCCATTCAGGAACCTACTCATTTGAGATAGATGGGAGAGTTGTAAGTTTTAGCCTAGAAAAAGCAATGAGGCACCCACTAGAGAACCACTCCATATTTCGGTGTGACTTGATTGACAACATTGTGGCCGAAGTGCATTATGAAAAGCTAAATGAGAAACATATGGTTGAAGAAAATAGTGAAGACCCAAGTGAGGAAGTTCAAGTGACAAACCAAGAGCAAAAgctggaattgaagccactaccgccCCACCTAAAGcactcataccttgatgaagcccacaagTTTCCAGTGATTATAGCAAgagaactaaatcctcaacaagaagagaagctgtTATGTGTTTTGAGAAAGAACAAAAGGGCAatagggtggagcttggcggatctagtggggatAATTCCCCAAGTGTGTGAGCACCGGATCTTTTTAGAGGAAGAAGCTAGACCCGTAAGACAACCTCAAAGACGATTGAATCCTACCATtttggaggttgtcaagaaggggGTAACATGGTTACTTGAGGcggacatcatctaccccattttggatagtgaatgggtgaatcccgttcaagttgtgccaaagaagtccggagtaaccacaatcaagaatgaaagcggggagctcatagcaacacgggtgcaaaactcttggcgagtatgcatagactaccaaAGGTTAAACTTGGCCACTAGAAAAGACCATTTTCCACTTccgtttatcgatcaaatgctcgaTCGATTATctggtaaatcccattattactttctagatggatatttgGGGTACTTCCAAATAtacattgctctagaggaccaagaaaaaacaacatttCCTTGCCCTTTTGGAATTTAtgcctacaagcgtatgccattcggcTTATGCAACGTACCAGCAACTTTCCAaaagtgcatgatgagcatatttgcggattttctagagcaatgcatggaggtattcatggatgacttcacggtatatggtgattcttttgatcattgcttggacaaccttgaaaaagttttggaaagatgtactaaaactaaccttgtcttgaattttgagaagtgccatttcatggttaaacaaggcattgttttaggatatattgtttccaaagatggtatttctgtagatccgaCAAAGATTAATGTTATATCTagcttgccttacccctcctccgagaggaagtccgttctttccttagacatgcaggattttatcgaaggtttataaaggactttagtaaggtagcattgcctctcTCAAGATTGTTGCAAAAGGATATTGAGTTTGATCTAAGCAAGGAATGCATGGAGGCTTTTGACAagctcaaggtagcattgacccAAGCTCCCATCATGCGAGGGCCGGATTGGAGTCGGCCATTCGAAATAATGTGTGATACTTCAAACTTTGCCGTGGGAGCCgtgttagcacaacgcgagggtaagattcCATATGTCATAGCCTTTGCAACAAAAATACTAGATGGAGCCCAATCTAActacactaccactgaaaaagaacttttgGCCATCGTTTTTgccttggacaagttccgagcataTCTACTCGGTtcaaaggtggtagtgtactcggatcatgcggtgttgaagtatttgttggctaagaaggaatccaaaccgacattgattagatgggttttattgttgcaagagtttgacatggaaattaaggataggagtggtacgcaaaacctagtggcggaccagttaagtcgccttgaacatactAAAGGCGATATCACTCCTATtaatgattcttttccctttgagGGCTTGCATGCAATCTCAAAAACCATTCCTTGGTATGCGCCAATCGCCAATTACATGGTATCTCGCTCCTTCCCTCCTAATCTCTCTAAACATCAATGGGATAAGCTAAAAagtgaatccaaatactatgtatgggatgacccatacctttGGAGATGTGGGGCAGATCAAGTAATTCGGAGGTGCATTCCACAAACCAAAATCTACTCAATCTTGGAAGCTTGTCACTCCTCCGAAGGAGGGGGCCATTTTGgaccccaaagaacggcaaggaAAATtctagattgtggattttggtggccaactcttttcaaggattcttctcatttttgtaaatcttattctcaatgcattagatttggcaatatctccaagaaggatgaaatttcccaacaaaccatgctattttgtgagatttttgatgtgtggggaatagacTTCATAGGGCCATTctcaaattctaatggttttctctacattctacttgtcattgattatgtgtccaaatgggtggaagcaataccCACCCGGACGGACGATGCTAATGtggtcctttcctttgtgagaaataaCATCATTTGTAGATTtaggtcgccacgagcaatcgtgagcgaccaaggttcACATTTTTGTAATAAGAGAATGGAAGGACTAATGAAGAAATATGGCATCATGCATAAAGTAGCCACGGCCTACCACCGACAAACAAATGGCCAAGCTGAGGTTTCCAATCGGGAGATTAAGCGCATCTTGGAAAGAATTGTGAAAcccaataggaaagattggagtgcTAAGCTCACTGATGCATTATGGGCCAACCGAACGGCATACAAAACGCcaattggcatgag contains:
- the LOC140181393 gene encoding uncharacterized protein, with product MVEMFKKVEVTIPLFDAIHQVPKYAKFLKDLCMNKDRIHELETIPLGSSISALMGAIPKKCVDPGPCLVSCVIDGVQFVDCMCDLDACVSIMPPSVYHVLKLPPLKRSAARFVLVEKSIIIVTGITEDVLVNIKGLIFLIDFHIIEMPPSESERTSSIILGRPFLRTSGFKLDAHSGTYSFEIDGRVVSFSLEKAMRHPLENHSIFRCDLIDNIVAEVHYEKLNEKHMVEENSEDPSEEVQVTNQEQKLELKPLPPHLKHSYLDEAHKFPVIIARELNPQQEEKLLCVLRKNKRAIGWSLADLVGIIPQVCEHRIFLEEEARPVRQPQRRLNPTILEVVKKGDIEFDLSKECMEAFDKLKVALTQAPIMRGPDWSRPFEIMCDTSNFAVGAVLAQREGKIPYVIAFATKILDGAQSNYTTTEKELLAIVFALDKFRAYLLGSKVVVFRSPRAIVSDQGSHFCNKRMEGLMKKYGIMHKVATAYHRQTNGQAEVSNREIKRILERIVKPNRKDWSAKLTDALWANRTAYKTPIGMSPFQLVYGKACHLLVEIEYKAYWTVKECNPSLGGAGVERKLQLAELECLKLEAYENSKLYKEKMKAVYDKNKRGKEFKVDDLVLLYNSRLRLLLGKLRSKWEPYWVYHLRHPSSPDIFKVNGHRLKLRYLYPLTDTEEPNLAVRMSIPTTSTAPPKSSMQRIGDLHKKLDRYERRNQSCYTFVKKLLSCLAPPMEEPKISTSTGTNNEDSDNG